A DNA window from Porites lutea chromosome 6, jaPorLute2.1, whole genome shotgun sequence contains the following coding sequences:
- the LOC140942064 gene encoding uncharacterized protein, which translates to MAVLKEFAQKLAPVVKDIYNASLIEGYFPDALKASLLNPIPKTSPPQQIESDLRPIALTHTLAKVLEGFTRDRLITQVSHQIHPRQFACAGHSTTDALVYLLQAVYEAVDTGSCAARLFFLFYFADCSKGFDMIDHSVLIEELRNMHMHPVLVRDNSFSV; encoded by the exons ATGGC GGTACTGAAGGAGTTCGCTCAAAAACTAGCACCAGTTGTCAAGGATATTTACAACGCATCCCTGATCGAGGGTTATTTTCCTGATGCCTTGAAGGCCTCACTGCTGAACCCAATCCCTAAAACCTCACCTCCGCAGCAGATAGAGAGCGATTTGCGGCCCATCGCTCTGACACACACTCTTGCTAAGGTGCTTGAGGGATTCACACGGGACCGCTTGATTACACAAGTGTCTCATCAGATCCACCCTCGTCAGTTTGCATGTGCAGGACATTCCACCACTGACGCGTTAGTCTATTTGCTGCAGGCTGTGTATGAGGCAGTGGATACAGGGAGCTGTGCTGCTaggctttttttccttttttattttgctgaCTGCTCTAAAGGTTTTGACATGATTGACCACAGTGTGCTGATTGAGGAGCTAAGGAACATGCATATGCACCCTGTTTTAGTTCGCGATAATAGCTTTTCTGTGTAA